A region of Plectropomus leopardus isolate mb chromosome 16, YSFRI_Pleo_2.0, whole genome shotgun sequence DNA encodes the following proteins:
- the il20ra gene encoding LOW QUALITY PROTEIN: interleukin-20 receptor subunit alpha (The sequence of the model RefSeq protein was modified relative to this genomic sequence to represent the inferred CDS: inserted 3 bases in 2 codons; deleted 3 bases in 3 codons): MWTVVFFLNLVTLHCTVSSSPPSPINVIFTSVNLRNVLQWFPGGGTPNDTLFTVQYAIYGDSVEDSRGRRVQWRAVRRCTEIVRSWCDLSNETWDLEHGYYGRVRAVSQRASSKWALTGSRFDPKTDTTFGPPLVSVEVEDNNAVITMKGPMRHQPNNHTPAVSMATLYPQMTYNLSIYNTDQGQTHHFPVVSSYKYRLMDYNTKYCFSAKTSFVSMPAVCQSSEWHCITTPQDPVIDQLRWMVLXVVVPTVCISVLVVVGYLLYRYVSGKEQKSPYFLNPPAFHPPPLTLPPERPNIILITVLKDLPPESGQSDPANAKQPCHVALPPPGYSSQRPEKPPPPPPPHTATAEEPLDDLSVDYAFVAPKVDISRKDVTNQICGQXKKCTAGESYEKKEWRVEDGHFVGHTQTDMNTLLQAHAWSQPVLPPSLSLQGTCAGEMSKTEEDRDFPGLFLNTTPQSSLFGISLNLKTNEGAGEEEVHGRLRKFGEIDVSVEEERESEELPLLSAYTCQNITATPTSYADQSDVLPDDYGVLRVAAAHNIEGDDEEEQEGTICINWDPQTRKLVLPEMALEYSEKGGLDELMQGDKGREKRMGGGEEEGYCMKGELRLENVFVRQGSEERAEAEREGEKERAGGAGWEAADDLLTKWNLVISMDE; this comes from the exons ATGTGGACAGTGGTGTTTTTTCTGAACCTGGTGACTCTACATTGTACAG TCTCGTCCTCTCCTCCCAGCCCAATCAACGTGATCTTCACCTCAGTCAACCTGAGGAATGTGCTGCAGTGGTTTCCTGGAGGTGGCACTCCGAATGACACACTCTTTACAGTGCAGTACGCCAT CTATGGGGACAGTGTTGAGGACAGCAGAGGAAGACGGGTGCAGTGGAGGGCGGTACGGCGGTGCACAGAAATAGTGCGGAGCTGGTGTGATCTGAGCAATGAGACGTGGGATCTGGAGCACGGATACTATGGCAGGGTTCGTGCTGTGAGCCAGAGAGCGTCCTCCAAATGGGCTCTGACAGGGAGTAGATTCGATCCAAAGACGGACA CTACTTTTGGCCCTCCACTGGTTTCTGTGGAAGTAGAGGACAACAATGCTGTCATCACTATGAAG GGACCAATGAGACATCAGCCTAACAACCACACCCCAGCGGTGTCCATGGCAACACTCTACCCCCAGATGACTTACAACCTCTCCATCTACAACACCGATCAAGGCCAGACG CACCATTTCCCCGTGGTCTCCAGTTACAAATATCGCCTAATGGACTACAATACGAAGTATTGCTTCTCTGCCAAGACCAGTTTCGTGTCCATGCCAGCCGTGTGCCAGTCCTCAGAATGGCACTGCATAACAACGCCTCAAG ACCCTGTGATTGACCAGCTGCGGTGGATGGTGTT TGTTGTAGTTCCAACTGTGTGCATCTCTGTGCTGGTGGTGGTTGGCTACCTTCTCTATCGCTACGTGTCGGGAAAAGAACAGAAGAGCCCATATTTTCTG AACCCGCCTGCTTTTCATCCGCCACCTTTGACGCTCCCACCTGAGAGACCCAACATCATCCTCATCACCGTCCTCAAAGACCTACCACCAGAAAGTGGCCAATCAGATCCTGCAAACGCCAAGCAGCCGTGTCATGTCGCACTACCTCCACCAGGATACTCCTCCCAGAGGCCtgaaaaaccccccccccccccccccccccacactgCCACAGCT GAGGAACCCCTGGATGATCTGTCTGTCGACTATGCGTTTGTTGCTCCTAAAGTTGATATCAGCAGAAAAGATGTGACTAATCAGATATgtggac caaaaaaatgcacagcagGAGAAAGTTACGAGAAGAAAGAGTGGAGAGTTGAGGACGGGCACTTTGTCGGACACACGCAGACGGATATGAACACACTTTTACAAGCGCATGCATGGTCACAGCCAGTGTTACCACCATCACTGTCTCTGCAGGGAACATGTGCAGGAGAGATGAGTAAAACTGAGGAGGATAGAGACTTTCCAGGTTTATTTCTGAACACAACCCCACAATCTAGCCTCTTTggtatttctttaaatctaaaaacaaatgagGGAGCAGGGGAGGAAGAGGTGCATGGAAGGTTAAGAAAATTTGGAGAGATAGATGTAAGTGTGGAGGAAGAACGTGAAAGTGAGGAACTTCCCCTTCTTTCTGCTTACACCTGTCAGAACATCACGGCCACGCCGACCTCCTACGCTGACCAATCAGATGTCTTACCAGACGACTATGGTGTTCTGAGAGTGGCTGCAGCACATAACATAGAGGGggatgatgaagaggagcaAGAGGGAACTATTTGCATCAACTGGGATCCCCAGACCAGGAAACTAGTGTTGCCAGAGATGGCATTGGAGTACAGCGAGAAGGGAGGGTTGGATGAGTTGATGCAGGGAGATAaagggagggagaagaggatgggaggaggagaagaggaggggtACTGCATGAAGGGCGAGCTGAGgttagaaaatgtgtttgtaagaCAAGGGTCCGAAGAAAGGgcggaggcagagagggagggagagaaggagagagcagGGGGAGCAGGGTGGGAGGCA GCGGATGATTTGTTGACCAAATGGAATTTGGTTATCTCGATGGACGAGTAG